From a single Pseudobutyrivibrio xylanivorans genomic region:
- a CDS encoding phage integrase family protein: MIQRGRLDYFVILTLYDYSYAELNTILDIKLKDIEVTSGKRVYFTPETIIFIPEYEFRLPEEHHKLVVRCLTKLAEGKKDDDYIFLNNNGKRVSQKNFSLFISRAKKELNIDDFSLRKYRNICRSEDIVNVNVNNDFNDAINEIIMLNDSINKIVNENESIFENDDLKILKDACNIIKETGERYKK; this comes from the coding sequence ATGATACAAAGAGGAAGGCTTGATTATTTTGTCATACTCACTTTGTATGATTATTCTTATGCGGAATTAAATACAATTTTAGACATTAAATTAAAAGATATAGAAGTTACTAGTGGGAAGAGAGTTTATTTCACTCCTGAGACTATTATATTTATTCCTGAATATGAGTTTCGATTACCAGAAGAGCATCATAAATTAGTAGTACGCTGTCTCACTAAGCTGGCAGAAGGAAAAAAAGACGATGATTATATTTTCCTTAATAATAACGGAAAGAGAGTTTCACAAAAAAACTTCTCATTATTCATTTCTAGGGCAAAAAAAGAGTTAAATATTGATGATTTTTCATTAAGAAAGTATAGAAACATATGCAGATCTGAGGATATAGTGAATGTTAATGTAAATAATGATTTTAATGATGCAATTAATGAAATTATAATGCTTAATGATTCGATTAATAAAATCGTGAATGAAAATGAATCTATATTTGAGAATGATGATTTAAAAATTTTAAAAGACGCATGCAACATTATAAAAGAAACAGGTGAAAGATATAAAAAGTAG
- a CDS encoding ParA family protein, producing MRVVLIGNILGGQGKSVIAHNFAALLNKKGFRTLMIDGDGLASLDCYIDDDNKSTIKDVIYEKKTIVETIQRGEYFDYVRGSSNCRVDGIDTAKVILLLQKQFETINLFYDYGVIDLPAGNLVKNRLFATVADELIIPVTNYLHESCIHDYIDEMLEMKQFNEKFAIRGILLNRIDERHNDVNLLYKRVYEKLNPDKINRIFSTTLRESYLMPYSIYEKKFICEYERYVGIRQDFENFVDEYLAG from the coding sequence ATGAGAGTTGTGCTGATAGGTAATATACTTGGAGGACAGGGCAAATCGGTTATTGCTCATAATTTTGCGGCTTTGCTAAATAAAAAAGGCTTTCGAACATTGATGATTGATGGAGATGGACTGGCCTCGTTAGATTGTTATATTGATGATGATAACAAATCAACAATTAAGGATGTAATATATGAGAAAAAAACAATTGTAGAAACCATTCAACGAGGAGAATATTTTGACTATGTAAGGGGGAGTTCAAATTGCAGAGTGGACGGAATAGATACAGCCAAAGTAATTTTATTGTTGCAGAAGCAATTTGAAACTATAAACCTATTTTACGATTATGGCGTAATAGATTTACCAGCTGGAAACTTAGTAAAGAATCGTTTATTTGCTACAGTAGCCGATGAGCTTATTATTCCAGTTACTAATTATCTTCATGAGAGTTGTATTCATGATTATATAGATGAGATGTTGGAGATGAAGCAGTTTAATGAAAAATTTGCTATTAGAGGTATTTTGCTAAATAGAATAGATGAGAGACATAATGACGTAAATCTTTTGTATAAAAGAGTATATGAAAAATTGAATCCAGATAAGATCAATAGAATATTTTCTACGACTCTTAGAGAGTCATATTTAATGCCGTATTCCATATATGAAAAAAAATTCATATGTGAGTATGAAAGATATGTGGGAATTCGTCAGGATTTTGAGAATTTTGTTGATGAATATCTTGCAGGATAG